The DNA sequence gacatactggatcaccgccttattgattAATTCAAtcaacaggtaaagcaggctgggaacgccgaggggcgttcctaggggagggTGTAGTGTCTCGGTAGGAAAATCAATGGTTTTCCTccatgtcatgtttgtgtgtgtgtgttgttcacttacccctgccatgtgctcgttagagcaatccctttcacctgtgtgttgattgtctcgctccagctgttcatcattacatcatctccatatatactcacctgactttctgttccctgccagattctattgtttgctcagtctccgtgttgcttggttgttccgtgtacattggattacgtgtttcagtttggatgtgtattgtcatcgtcgtcttcgtgtggatgttccgtgtcagcttgggatttcaccactgctcaccactccaccaacgtcgcactcaaaacaccaacttccaccgtagtcatcgtcaccattgccttcaacaacaccggactggattacttccgcattaactcagaatactctctctttgtttacatttaataaacattgttatatttttcacctgcgtttgcttccgtctcttacaagtcattacatTTACAATGAAACTTATTTACGTACTATATAACCATTGCCATTGTTAGTGTTGACGTATTGTATTATAACCGTTCTTTGTTATGTGCTTGTTCGCTGTGCATGATCTGGCAGTAAGTTGTGATCGTACCTCATTTTGTGATTTCATGCACCGTGAATACAGAAGACATGTATGTATATTGTAGGTTATGTCATAAGAAACGAATGGATATGTGAATATGTGAAAAGGGTTATTATAGAAATGTCTTGGTGTTAATGTACTTTGAAAGAATGATATATGAAGGTAAGCATTCAAATTTATGAATGCTGAAATGAATTTACTAAAACCATGCTTACTACATTTATACATTGTAGTAATCAAAATAAGCTATGGTTTTGCTACAGTAACCATAACCGTAGACATTAGTGTATTAAATGGcaacatttgtaatgtaaaatgTTTGATCACTTTAAATAGTCTTAACACTGTCTATCATTGTATCTAGGGTATCTGATCTGTATTCTACTATAAGTGATGCAGAACTTGACAGCACCATTGAAGACATACAAAGATTGTATCCAAACTCGGGGTACAGAATAATTCATGGTCATCAGCATTCACGAGGTCTCCATGTTCAAAGTAAGAACCCTTGCATTTTCAACAAGATTTTTACCATTCACAgttataaaaatatgtactatGAGGCTGTTGAGATGTTGTTTATAATTAGATTTGAAGAGTTTATATGCATTAAATGCCACCTCTGCCAAAAATTTGATCATGATTGTAATTGAATGCTCTGAACATGTTAGCCTACTACATGTTCATCAAATAATTTTATGCCAAATCCACTTTAGCCCCtaaggtcattcagaaatacagtttttttaggCAGGATCCATTAAGAGTATAATAAAAAGCCTCATTAACAAAAAATCTTGCCAGACACGCACagtgggttttgcatctgagctctttatttACTTATAGCTTATCTATACAATGTAAAGGTTGATGTTACCATGCCATGCCCTATAACTTACATTGCCATTGTAAGGATGAttctaaataaaaaattgttaaatataCAGTTTACCTTTCTAACCAgtattttatttgatattatacTCCATTCTGTTTTTCCCTCACAAGCTTTGAGAGTACGAGAATCGGTAAGGAGAGTAGATCCACATGGAACACTGATGCGAGCAATGTCGATGCGAACCATAAGGCGACATCAGTACACTGTTCCTTGTCCCAATGCTATGTGGCATATTGACGGCAATCATAAACTCATCAGGTACATACAACAGAAAAGGTTCATATTGTTGGAGAAAAACCTGCACaaagatatatatttaattcaaATAATATCCACAGGGTAAATTCCAAAAAAAGGAGTAACAATTAAACACAACATAACATGTACAAGACCAGACAACAGTGGGTTAAACAGAGTAAGTTTAAATTGAGTAGAGATGATGACATTGATTGCAGACATGAAACAGCTAGGGAGCGTGGAGGATGATAGGCAATACTgaggctgaatcccaaaccgcctacttccaaatatatagtatgtaaaaagcgctactttgcgtactatatagtatggaagtaggcggtttgggattcagcctgAGAGAGACAAATGGTgaaacagacaggcagacaaacttTGTCCTTGTCATTATAACAAGCATATCATGTCCATGTGCAgacacttattttttttttcaattaagcACCTTAACTTAAGcagatttagatttttttaagtttatactgcattttaattaaacagatTGTACTTTGATTAGTATTTATTACTAGacgtgttaatattattacattcACATGTGTGAAATATCTGGAAATATTCATCAAatgttattttgcatttttatggGTTCTATATGCTTTTGATGTGACGCATGTCCACATAATTCTAATCTGATGTTTGAacttatttacaaatatttttgtttattctgtAGATGGAGATTGGTGATTCACGGCGGTATTGATGGTTTCAGCCGCCTAGTAGTTTATCTGTCTGCATCCTCAAATAACCGAGCATGCACTGTTCTCAGGAACTTCATGGCTGCTGTGAATGAGTATGGTTTACCATCAAGGGTCCGGTCTGATAAAGGTGGGGAGAATATTGCAGTTGCTGAGTACATGGTGGCACACAGAGGAGAAAACAGGAATTCTCACATTACAGGGAGAAGCGTACACAATCAGAGGTAAATATTATATAGCCTACATTATATAGGATAAATGCTATTATTACATCAGGCTTTATATAATCAACATAATTATGTTTTGTTTCTAATATTATTTCTCTCCCCTAAGAATTGAGAGGCTTTGGAGAGATGtgtatgaaaatgttttaagcATGTTTTATCACATCTTCTACAACATGGAGACAGAGGGAATACTCAATCCAGATTCAGAGACTGACATTTTTGCTCTTCACTGGAGTTTTGCGCCTCATTTGCAGAGGCATCTCGCTTTCTTTAAAGATGCCTGGAATAACCACCGCATCAGAACTGCTGGGAGCCAGTCACCCGTCCAGCTTTGGTTGAGATACAGTGCCAACAATACTGATGACCCAATTCAAGTAAGATATCAGATTATAtacccttaaaggtgcagtaaaGAATTTATGAGAAGCATTGTCGATATTTCAATTATTGATACTTCATTGATCTGCCAACCAGTAAAGGTAAAGACTGTTTGCAGCACAAGTATGAATGAATCAGATGTGAATTACAACAACATTGGACACTATTCAAGAAGAGTATGGTACATTTTtgcaaattattattgctgtgGTTAGTTCAGAATGGACAACTGGACAATTCACAGACATGAAAGCTTGCTTTCCATCAAGTCAAGATTCAGAATGTTCTAACAAAATGCTTGCATCTGAGCTGTTTAACACACTGCTATACATTTAGTGTAAAACACTACAATGAGAAGCATGTATAGATCTTTGAGCATGCTGATATTTTTAGTGCATGCAAAAAAAAGAACACTACATGATGACAGTTGCATTTGTATAAAACAGCACTGCTAATGATGTGAATATATCGTCTATAAATCAACTACTGACTAATCAGAGTTACGTTTTATAGAGAACCAATGCCATAAGTTGTTAATTTGATCATCATGCCTAATTTATTTTTCCACAGTCATAAccaggggtgtgacgagacactccACGAGAACAAGATTTTTACACTTCAAAAaaatcctcaatgataaaatgAACGGGAAACAGAAATCACATAACTCTGAAATGCTTTAACTAATCTAGGACTGTCCAtaacaattattttggtaaTTGATAATATGTATTATAACAGATGCCTGCAGAGGGCACTAGCAGACCCACAGATGTTATCATTACTTTGGATTTTAACTCTAATCTAAAgttatttaaatctttaatatttgtccaATTACAGTAGAAATGCTACAGCCACTGTTATTCTTGAGCAAAAACATGCAGAGATTTAATCGTGTAAGTTAGACTCATGTAATTTAAGACTTTATACGAGTTCCCAAATGAACATTATTGGAAATCCAAACAAAAAACCACACGATGTACAAAACAGACTACTGCATGCTCTGTTCTCAACTTTATGCTGATATCAAGAGACAGATTTCATCTCCATGATAAATCTTGACATAATTAATCTTGTGACACATTTTAATCATATTGATCTCGTTGCACAAGATCTTGTCACACCCCTAGTCATAACTGTTATAACTACATCCACATTGACTGATTTTCATTAAACAGGTGGATGAAAATTATGGGATTGACTGGGATGGTCCCCCAAGTCATGACAGCGATGGAGTGTCAGTTCCAGAAGGAATTAAGTACCCTGCCAAATCCTAATGTGCCCTTTTCAGATGCGATTGACACATACTAGATCACAGTTAATAATCTTCATCAAGTACTGGACTACGTTTATgatgtaatttatttttcagCATTTGATATGTTGATATAAAGTCTCCAGGCAAGGTTTTTGAAGTTTATTCAAGTACCCAGGCAAAGCACTGTTTGCGTTTTATTAAACTTGAATAAGACACATTTGTCTAACATTGcttactgttttttttaacaaaacagtTAATGCAGTGAACTGTTGTAAATAAGACATAACCtcatattttctatgtaataAATGACTTTGACAAACTACGTTGCAAAACTGTTTTTCGTAATTGCGAACAAAATAGTGCAGAAACATGCACTAATGCTGTTGTTGAGTAATTGGCACATTCCAAAATGAGCTAACATGCGGTTTAAACTGTGACCTGTATGTAGTTTAACTTGAACTTTAGAATTGATTTGAAGTCACATGTTTGTTCACTGAACAGTAATTACACCAAACCAAACCCACTGTCTGTGGATGATACAGCAGCTTTCAGGTCCTTCTGGAAACTCTCATAAGTGCTGTATTTCACTGGGAGCTTGATTGTTTCTCTGCAAGTGGATGCAGTTGGCATTGCAACATCAGAGGACACCTCTACATGGGTCAAAGACGAAAAGGGagtttaaagcataaaaaaataaaagtgtaaaagagcTTTAAATTAAGTCTTTTTCACATACATTAGAATATGTCCTGTTTAACTTTATGTTTTTctgagcaaaaaataataactaccatacatttttactgGAATTTTACAGAAGACACCAACTAaaatgtcattcagtgtaacaatatttttatgcagggcttgacattaactttttgagcaacttgtccttcggacaagtaaatttgcgttgcacttgtccatgcacaaaagtcatttgtccgggtaaagatttataatataatgtattttttgtgttttgctaatcagtggcggagcaagggatttttcataggggtggccaggtaggggccagcagttactctgatggcacataaaatctctatcatcctaccttaaaatacttttaagtattattaaagcaataagccccaagaagcagtgggttaccagtgcattttataacggctaaggggcgttgttaggcacgacgcgaagcggcgtgcctaaaacccccttagccgttataaaatgcactggtaacccactgcttcgcggggcttattgcgtttataaaacggttgcttcaaattatgtatagcaggatttcatataataaaacacagcaaataagttgttattatattagtacagatattagtcttccgccaaacaaagtagttcctcagactcaagtgtgtctgcaacagagcggttcccaagcaaaacagacggagcaaagacacaatgaaaatatgattcattaagactgtggtgtttattttcataaattaacattcatctaatttatacattaacatttataccgtgcaactgttgacgtgtggatatgcttggaagcatgtgCTTGTGTTAAGCATGCTTAacactttccctgccagcgttttttaaaagagttgccacccagctttagttaaacattaatgccttccagaaaaatgttcttctttagatatataaacatacaatatatcaaatgaaagaacagaccctctgctttcaaacaacaaaataaaaacgtttcaccctaccttcaattgttcttttatcctctcaaattttgagcaaaatgttaggataattccatttctgtgaatgacttttgttagaaatccgattcagatcgctgatcaaaaaatacacttgagttttaaagtgttgagtgaaagcatcagtgtttgtgtaagatcgccacccagtggataatatacggtacaactactcctcacggaagcattaatgattaatcaacaagaaaactcaacaatatttattgacacttatctggatatcgccattaattgttcaattgttgaggattataattactacaatataatataattagcccacccaataaatcaaaattgacaacaaaatccgacattttgacatttattttctacagtacacaacaacagtggcgcagtgatacaagctatgtaatacggtttgagccgtgggtttaccggtgagttttatcacagctgagaacgcgtttcaaccaatcagaatgaagaaccagaactggccgttttataaatgtgtgttaatcagaatgtataacatacaacttctacaatactttaattttaattaaaatgaattgagattaacatacaatttatagtcataattcaacgtcatgtttttttaaactatttaatcaaataaaacttttgaaatttactttgaaaccaGGATTTATATCTCCGATTGCTGAAAATACCATAGAGACCAGAAAATCATGTGAATTTAGgccactgaaatgtattttactaagattcatttggctgcttcttgctactctttctgaagaatgatgctatatctgctgcctttatcttcatttttcccacatttcaatgattgtAGAAAAGTTAGGGATAGGGTCACCTTTAATAAATGGACTAATCCGGTCACCCCTGTTATTAGGTGCGAAAAGGACTGTTCCAAAACTTTCCGCTAGAGAGTCTGCGCAGTGTCGGAGAAATGAGCAGGTGAATGATAACGGGAAAGGAGATCTGCTGAATAGTGTAAATAGTTATAGTTTAAATAAGCAGGATTGATTCAGATCAAAGGAGGTTTTGTGgactgtgcgtgtgtgtgcattatACCTACCACACATTTACGCACATTTAATAAAGTCAACGATTTGAATACTTTGAGTGAGACATACTTGTTCTAACCGGACAAACTGTAGCCTTCAACCAAACCCGGACTAGCaattaaagcaaaataatagatgatttttcaatgattgtctgacattaaaacactaatgcaaaacattaaaacattaccatgttttaaaaaactagaataaatgtatctagattatgttatatatataaaatcaatcttatacctagcatttacgctgtaatgttcgtgtgggatttttaatgtacagtgacGAACTCTGTCAGATTCAAATCAGCTGTCGGGCAGCACACACAATCATAGGCGCGCTGAAAGAGAGATTCTcattataaaacagattcttaaacaagattttaagcccattatgtgtttttaccgAACGTTAGAAGAGACAAAAAAAAGGAATTAAATCGGCTTTTTTGACACACAGTGAAGTCATTTATATTCACGCCGGAGCCTGAAGAAACATCACTCTCCACTCCACACGACTCCCGCCCCTCTGTGTTTGGCGATCAGGTTTAATGCGCGCACAGCTTGTTTAGTAACAATAACAGTAACATGTAAACGTGTGTGTCGGCGTGCCGCGCTCTGTTCAATATTCCGCTCTGTGTTTGCGCTGCGCGTCGTTAACAGCACATAACGTGAAGTAACATTGattgaaatttaacttgtccagtcggacaactaattttctcttacacttgtcctgcaaaaaatccacttgtcccggacaagcgaGCCCTGCTTATCATAGTAACGCCACCGATTCACCGaatgaagtaaaagtacagttttttcactagaaatgtacttgagtaaatgtatccttaaaaatcaatttaaaagtactagttacccaaaactGTAAATGGAATTCGTTACACACCTCTGGTTAAATCACAGACGCTCAAAATAACAGACGAGAAGATTGTCTTTACCAACCACAGTCGCTCTGACTGACACCTGCATTCATTTATTGACCTAATTCGTCACTGATTAGGTCACATGGCATCTTGCAGTGTGACCGTGACCGAGTCAAACAATGAGTAAATTGCCAAAGATTAATTTTCATTATAAAGAAGATGGCAGATACACTATACCAAAATTGCCAACATGTAAACTTAATAATGCACAGCTAGGGCTAAACCATTATCCACGAGTGAACATGCTAAAGTTTTCCTAATATCAGCGTCATTCCAATCATTAGTATACAggatgattaaaaaacaatgtttactgGCACAATTATATCAATAAATCATACTTACTCAAAAGAGGGTTCAGCTGAACCGTGTCCCAGCAAGAAAATCTCGATTGACAGGTGTGCATCGTTTAACCGTTCAGTAAAGGCGCGTCCGAGGATCCGACATGGGTCCGTTCAGGATCCGCTGTTTGACAGTAGAATTTACCGCGCTGCCGGAGGCGGAGCTGATCCTCTGCGCGGCTCCAAAACGAATGTGACAGTCACACGGGTTTGGCGACTTGAACGCGGATCCGCATAGGAGTCCCCTGCTGTGTGGGGTTGATCATGGTGTTTACCATTATGAAATAGCATACTGAGAATGTCAGCTTCATGGGTTCCGATATGAAATGAGCACTGCAGAGACGAGAATTCcggatgatttcatcactccagtctgtccgttTAAGGGCTTGCAACTGCCTACGTCTTTTTTCGAATGGTGTTTTCGACGAAGGTATTCTATAAAAAGGAAGGCCAGCTTTCTTGGCATTTCTATTTTGACAcccaacagcacaacaagacgCGTTTTTTTTACGCATtatcctgatatgactgtagcgAGACGTTCcttattggttatcctgtggtcacataagaatgTTAAagaaaggacatttggaacattaacagaacattcccacatggtactattttggtcagaaaaaaactttcctgatatgactgtagaaAGACGTTcaatattggttatcctgtggtcacgtaagaacgttacagagaggACACCTGAGACATTAACAAAACATTCCCaaatggtactattttggtcatatcataacattcctgatatgactgtagcgGGACGTTCCCTATTGGTTAttctgtggtcacataagaacgttacagagaggAAACCTgagacattaacagaacattcccacatgatgcaattttggtcatatcataacgttcctgatatgactgtagcgGGACGTTTcttattggttatcctgtggtcacataagaacgttacagagaaGACACCTgagacattaacagaacattcccacatggtactattttggtcatatcataacgtTTCTGATATGACTGTAGTGGGACGTTCcttattggttatcctgtggtcacataagaatgTTACAGAGAGGACACCTgagacattaacagaacattcccacatggtactattttggtcatatcataacgttcctgaaaTGACTGTAGCGAGACGTTCcttattggttatcctgtggtcacataagaatgTTAAAGAGTGGACACCTGAGACATTAATAGAACATTCCCACATAgtactattttggtcatatcataacgttcctgatatgactgtagcaGAACGTTCcttattggttatcctgtggtcacataagaatgTTAAAAAGAGGACACTTgagacattaacagaacattcccacatagtactattttggtcatatcataacgttcctgatatgactgtagcgGGACGTTCcttattggttatcctgtggtcacataagaacgttacagaaaggacatttggaacatttacagaacattcccacatagTACTATTTTAGTCAGATAaaaacgttcctgatatgactgtaggaagacgttccatattggttatcctttggtcacataagaacattacagagaggacatttgaacatttacagaacattcccacatggtactattttggtcagataaaaacattcctgatatgactgtaggatgatattccatattggttattctgtggtcacataagagcgttacagaaaggacatttggaacatttaCAGAACCGTCCTACATGGTCCTCTGTTGGTCATATAATAATGTTCCTGATATGACTTTAGGGGGACGTCCCATTTTGGTTATTCTGTGAACATCTATTCGAAcatcagaaaaagaaaaatagtACTTAAATAAGACTTTACATTAAATTGTAACAAGCACAAAAATACTAGTAAATAATactaatatatattatattgtacTCTCAGAATATGATGATATAGATTGCAATGCATCTTGGAAACAGTAGTCAGTAAACAGCAACAGCGTTCAATACGCTTTATGAAAATGACTACCTTTCCCATAATGCCACAGCTTACAAGAGGACCCGGAAGTT is a window from the Misgurnus anguillicaudatus chromosome 21, ASM2758022v2, whole genome shotgun sequence genome containing:
- the LOC129426425 gene encoding uncharacterized protein, producing MAIQWFLVSCRTLWSPKYDIPVETIRIHLLSGFTVQEIADLFEVSNKTIRRRMEQHHMRVSDLYSTISDAELDSTIEDIQRLYPNSGYRIIHGHQHSRGLHVQTLRVRESVRRVDPHGTLMRAMSMRTIRRHQYTVPCPNAMWHIDGNHKLIRWRLVIHGGIDGFSRLVVYLSASSNNRACTVLRNFMAAVNEYGLPSRVRSDKGGENIAVAEYMVAHRGENRNSHITGRSVHNQRIERLWRDVYENVLSMFYHIFYNMETEGILNPDSETDIFALHWSFAPHLQRHLAFFKDAWNNHRIRTAGSQSPVQLWLRYSANNTDDPIQVDENYGIDWDGPPSHDSDGVSVPEGIKYPAKS